The DNA segment AGCTTCTTTATGTCCACGGTACACACCGTCGTTTTTGTCTCTGATGCCTTTGCCTTTGATTACAGCGATATCGGTAAGAAAATCTGCCATCACCCATTATATAAGGAACAGACAAATGTCAATTTTGTGGAAATTGCAGATGTGAATACATTAAGAATGGTAACGTATGAACGCGGTGTCGGTATGACGCTTGCCTGCGGTACCGGCGCCTGTGCAGCAGCCAGAATTGCATATGAGAAAAAGGGCTGTGCATCGAAGCTGCGTGTTCTGTTAAAGCGTGGAGAGCTGCATATCAAGATCGATGATCAGCAGCATGTCCACATGTTTGGTCCTGCGGAAAGGATCCTGAAAGGAGAATTTGCATATGTTTGATGTAAAAGGAAGTATTGTCGCGTTGGTAACTCCGTTCCATGAGGATGGAAGCGTTAATTTTGAGAAGCTGAAGGAAATTCTGGAATGGCATGTGGAAAGCGGAACCGATGGTATTCTTGTTCTGGGTACTACCGGTGAATCCAGCACCATGACACATGAGGAGGATGACGCCGTGGTGGAATGCACCCTGCAGACGATTAAGGGAAGGATTCCTGTTATCGTAGGAAGCGGGTCCAACTGCACACAGACTGCTGTTGAAAAGAGTAAAAAATATGCCGATATGGGGGCAGATGCACTGCTTGTGATTTCCCCCTATTACAACAAGGCCAATGCGCAGGGAATGATTGCCCACTTTACTGCGGTTGCGGACGCTGTGGACAAACCGGTTATTCTATATAATGTTCCAGGCAGAACCGGCTGCAGCATCAATGAGGAGGCTGTCAAAGTACTCAGCAAGCATCCAAATATCTGCGGTATCAAGGAAGCGAGCGGAAACATTGCATATGCCGCAAGCATAGCACGTTACCTCAGCGATGATTTCGTTATGTTCAGCGGAAATGATGATATGGTCATTCCTCTGCTGGCTCTGGGAGGAAGCGGTGTTATTTCCGTATGGGCGAACATCATGCCGAAGGAAGTACATGAAATGGTGCACAATTACCGAAACGGCAACACCGATGCGGCGCTTGCGACACAGCTCAACTGTCTCGATCTGATTCATGCGCTGTTTATCGAGGTCAATCCGATTCCTGTAAAAGAGGCTTTAAATATGATGGGCAAGGGCGTCGGCGGCTATCGTCTGCCTTTATGTGAAATGAGTGAGGATCACCGTCAGGCACTGCTCACACAAATGAAAGAGGCCGGCCTATGTTAAATGTACTTGTTGTCGGCTATGGAAACATGGGGAAAATGATTGTGGATACCATCGGACAAAGTGATGATATGAGGGTTGTGATGATTGCGGATGGAACCAATCATCCCGATCTGTCCACGCTTCAGGAGCAGGTGGATATCATCATTGACTTTTCCCATCCGGATAATCTGACGTGGATCAAGCCGTTTGTATTGAACCATCCATGTGCATATATCTGTGGTACGACCGGACATAATGATCTGCAAAGACGGCAGGTAGAAGAGCTGAGCAGTGTTGCCCCGGTTGTATTTCAGGCAAACTTTTCTCTTGGAATCGCCGTATTCCAGGAGGTTCTGCAAATGATTACCCCAATGCTGGAGGAAAGCTTTGATATCGAGGTTGTGGAAAAGCACCATAACCAGAAGCAGGACGCGCCAAGTGGTACCGCAAAAATGCTGGTAGCTGCCATGAACAGGGAGCATACATACCGGGAGGTACACGGACGAAACGGGTTTGTGGGAAAACGTCAAAAGGAAATCGGTATCCATGCCGTCCGTGGAGGAACGGTTGCGGGAGAGCACGATGTTTACTTTTTCGGGGATGATGAAATCTTTGAAATCAAGCATACTGCCAACAGCCGTAAAATCTTTGTTAACGGAGCATTGCGGGCTGCCCGCTTTGCGGCTGCACAGAAGCCGGGTATGTATACCATGAAAGATATTCTGTTCGCATAAGGAGGAAGACATGAACGCTAATGAAATCATCGCATTTATACAAAATGCCGAAAAAAAGACACCGGTAAAGGTGTATATCAAGGAAAAACGGCCTGTTGACTTTCCGGACTGTCAGGTTTTCGGTGCAGCAGGAAAGGTCGTATTTGGCGATTGGAAGGTAATTGCGCCCATTCTGGAAGCAAATCAGGATGCCATAGAGGACATTGTGATCGAAAACGATTGCCGCAATTCCGCTGTTCCACTGCTGGACAAAAAATACATCAATGCGCGCATTGAGCCAGGGGCTGTGATACGCGATCAGGTGGAAATCAAAGATAATGCCGTCATCATGATGGGAGCCATCATCAATATCGGTGCAATCATCGGAGAAGGAACCATGATCGACATGGGCGCCGTGCTGGGCGGCAGAGCAACGGTTGGCAATCATTGTCATATCGGTGCAGGCGCAGTCCTTGCGGGCGTTATAGAGCCGGCGAGTGCAACACCTGTCATTGTTGAGGATGATGTATTGATCGGTGCAAATGCCGTCGTGATTGAGGGTGTGCATATCGGAAAAAATGCTGTAGTTGCGGCAGGTGCTGTGGTTATTGAGGATGTTCCTGCCAATGCTGTTGTCGCAGGCTGTCCGGCACGCGTTATCAAGCAAAAGGATGCAAAGGCGGCAGAGAAAACCGAGCTGGTGGATGCTCTGCGAAGTCTGTAATACACGTATAAAGAAAACGGACATATTCTGTTCGTTTTTTTATGATGCGCCCGACTTTTTAGCTTAACCCTATGATAATATACCCTA comes from the Erysipelotrichaceae bacterium 66202529 genome and includes:
- a CDS encoding 4-hydroxy-tetrahydrodipicolinate synthase — protein: MFDVKGSIVALVTPFHEDGSVNFEKLKEILEWHVESGTDGILVLGTTGESSTMTHEEDDAVVECTLQTIKGRIPVIVGSGSNCTQTAVEKSKKYADMGADALLVISPYYNKANAQGMIAHFTAVADAVDKPVILYNVPGRTGCSINEEAVKVLSKHPNICGIKEASGNIAYAASIARYLSDDFVMFSGNDDMVIPLLALGGSGVISVWANIMPKEVHEMVHNYRNGNTDAALATQLNCLDLIHALFIEVNPIPVKEALNMMGKGVGGYRLPLCEMSEDHRQALLTQMKEAGLC
- the dapB gene encoding 4-hydroxy-tetrahydrodipicolinate reductase; this translates as MLNVLVVGYGNMGKMIVDTIGQSDDMRVVMIADGTNHPDLSTLQEQVDIIIDFSHPDNLTWIKPFVLNHPCAYICGTTGHNDLQRRQVEELSSVAPVVFQANFSLGIAVFQEVLQMITPMLEESFDIEVVEKHHNQKQDAPSGTAKMLVAAMNREHTYREVHGRNGFVGKRQKEIGIHAVRGGTVAGEHDVYFFGDDEIFEIKHTANSRKIFVNGALRAARFAAAQKPGMYTMKDILFA
- the dapD gene encoding 2,3,4,5-tetrahydropyridine-2,6-dicarboxylate N-acetyltransferase, with protein sequence MNANEIIAFIQNAEKKTPVKVYIKEKRPVDFPDCQVFGAAGKVVFGDWKVIAPILEANQDAIEDIVIENDCRNSAVPLLDKKYINARIEPGAVIRDQVEIKDNAVIMMGAIINIGAIIGEGTMIDMGAVLGGRATVGNHCHIGAGAVLAGVIEPASATPVIVEDDVLIGANAVVIEGVHIGKNAVVAAGAVVIEDVPANAVVAGCPARVIKQKDAKAAEKTELVDALRSL